The Sulfuricurvum sp. sequence AGGCGATATTATTGGGATTCCAGGCCGTAAGAATGGCAAAACTCTGATTCAAAGGGGGGGAAACGGGTAGGGTGTCAATGGTAAAGTCAATTACATCACCGTTGTGAGTAATTCTAAAATGGGTTTGATCGTAAATTGCTTTCATACAATCAGTATAGCATCAAGATCGCTTGAGCTTAGCTTAATGCTAAACTCAGGCTCTAATATCGAGATTCTGACCGATTCCGGTAAGTTCGGAGACTGAACTCGATGAAGTCTCTTGGGGAGCAGGAATGCTTTCAAGAAGCTTCATGACACCCTCTGATTGAGAGTCAATCGCTTTTTTCATGGCATACATCTCCGGTTCCATACCCATATTCGAGTTGATTGGATCCATGGCTTATCCTCCTTATGGAGTTAGAGCAATATCGGCATATAAAACATTCATTTGAACCGTTTTTACTCTAATGCTTTATCAAAAGATAAACGTATTATCCACTTAATTTGACTAATAAAGAGATTAGCTACAATACGATCATTATAACCATCGAGGTGACATCATGACCCCCTTTAGCTACCATAACCCCACCCGTATCGAATTTGGTCCCGGTAAAGAAAACAACATCGGTCAATGGCTTAAAGAAGATGGCATTGAACATATATTGCTGGTGTATGGAGAGGGTTCCATCAAGAAAAACGGTCTGTATGAGAGGGTAGTCGATAGTCTAAAATTATCTAATATTAAATTCGATGAACTAAGCGATATCATAAGCAATCCCGTTTTATCCAAGGTCTATGAGGGGATTGCAATGGCTCAATCTGCCAATGTACAGGCTATACTGGCCGTTGGAGGAGGATCGGTGATCGATACCGCAAAAGCGATCGCGGCAGGAACTTTGTATGATGGGGATATATGGGAGTGCTATGAGGGAAAATCGGAGATTACATCGGCATTACCGCTCTATACGATCGTCACCCTTGCCGCTGCCGCGAGCGAAATGAACGGCAACTCGGTGATCACCAATGAAGCTACGCAGCAAAAATACTCGATCGGAAGTAAACTCCTCAATCCTAGACTCTCCATTGTCAATCCCGAGTTGATGCAGAGTGTTAGCAAGGAATATTTGGTCTATTCGGCATCCGATATTATCGCTCATGCGTTAGAGACCTATTTGACTGCAACCGATCACCCCCATTTTCAGTCACGTTTGGTGGAATCAATCATTAAGAGTGTTATTGAGCTTACAGATCGACTCATCGAACACCCTGAGGATTATCATGCCAGAGCCGAATTCGCATGGGTCTCCTCCCAAGCGCTTAACGGTCTCACAACATCCGGAACCGGAGGAGGAAACTGGCCCAATCACATGATCGAACATGCTCTCTCAGCATTGTTCAATATCCCGCACGGTGCAGGGCTCTCGATCGTCGTTCCTGCATGGATGAGCTGGTACAAACAAAAAAATAAAGCGCACTTTGAGAGATTTGCCAAAGAGGTGTTCGGTAAAGAGAGTGCCGAAGAGGGGATAACGATGCTCAAGCGATGGTACAGCTCCATCGGTACACCGATTACCCTCTCTCAAGCCAATATCCCCAAAGAGCGGATTAGCGATATTGCCAAAAATGCACACTCGCTTGCAGTCGTATGGGGGATGGGAGAGCTTTATAGTGTAGAGGATATTATCGCCATATTGGAGGGGGCATAATGGGGCAAACACTTACCCTTATCTCTTGGAACGTCAACGGCATACGTGCTGTAGCTGAAAAGGGGGCGTTTGATTGGATTGAAACCCATCAACCTGACATCCTCTGCCTCCAAGAGATCAAAGCAACTCCCGATCAGATCCCAGAAAACCTCTTTCAAGATCGATACCACCATATGAGCGTCAACAGTGCCGCTAAAAAAGGGTATTCGGGAACCTTGATAGCGTCTACCCTAGAACCCTCCAAAATCCATACTCGCCCCGATATCGATATTTTGGATGAGGGGAGAATCGTTGAACACCATTATGGGGATATTGTCCTCTTTAACGTCTATTTTCCAAACGGTCAAAAAGATGAAGAACGCCTCGCCTATAAACTCAGTTTTTACGACAATTTTTTATCGTATTGTCAACAACTGCGCTCTGAAGGGAAAAAGATCATTATCTGCGGTGACGTCAACACGGCACATCGGGAGATCGATCTCAAAAATCCAAAATCAAATGAAAAAACATCCGGTTTTCTACCGATCGAACGTGAGTGGATCGACAAACTGATCGAATGCGGCTATATCGATACCTTTCGTCATGTTCATGGAGATAAAAAAGATGAGTACAGCTGGTGGTCGTACCGTTTCAGTGCCCGAGCCAAAAACGTGGGATGGCGCATCGATTACTTCTTTATCTCCGAGGATCTTATCGATGTTCTCGAAGATGCGTTTATTCTCCAAGAGGTTCATGGATCGGATCATTGTCCGGTTGGAATACGGATAAAGATAGAGGAATAAAGATGCCCAAAAAAGTATTGATTTTCAGCGGTGCAGGTATCAGTGCCGAGAGCGGTATCCGAACCTTTCGGGACGCAAACGGGTTATGGGAAGAATACAACGTCGAAGAGGTGTGCTCGATTGAGGGATTTGAACGCAATCCGCAGCTTGTAAATCGTTTTTATGATGCCAGACGTCATGATCTGCGTTATCGATTGCCCAATGCAGCTCATGAGATGGTCGCACGACTTAAAATCAAATACCGAAACCGTATCGAAGTCCTGACCCAAAACGTCGATGATCTGTTTGAGCGAGCAGGGTGTCCCGGTGTCATCCATCTGCATGGAACCCTGACACAGCTGAGATGTATGGATTGCGGGTGTGTATTCGACATCGGGTATGATTCCCAAGAAGGTGCAGTGTGTCCGGAATGTGAGAGTGATAGTATCCGTCACAATGTCGTCATGTTCGGTGAAAATGCACCGATGTATCAAAAACTGCAAGACGCCATCGATGATTGCGATTATCTCGTAGTGATAGGGACCAGCGGGCAAGTGATCAATATCGCATTTTACGCTCCGTATTTTGAAGAATCGATTCTCAATAATCTCGATAAAGACGAAAGTTTTGACAGCTTCTTTACGACGGTTTACTATGAAAAAGCCACATCCGCTGCCGCTAAAATCGAAGCGGATATCGAACGGTTTTTATCTTAACCATTCGTTTTATGGTTCTTTGTAGTTAAGAATAATCTCGATCTGGCTGCTGATGACTTTCATACGCATCAATGACCCATTGAATATGGTTTTGGTAATGAGAGGCCATTCCTCTTGCATCCAATGATTCTTGTGCTAATTGTTTGAACACATCAACATTAAACTCTTTGTGTTGAACGAGATGTTCTATATCCTCAGCATCAGCATCACTGTATCGCAAAACTTTCGTAATTACCAAATCAATAGGGTGTAAAACATAGAGAGACAAATTCCCCCCTATCTCTTTGATATGCACGGCTCTATCCATATAATCTTCAGCCAGTAATCCAAAGTACGGATGATACGTGGTATCGAAGCTTACCGATTCTACAACTCCGTTATTATCCCATGTTGTTCCAAGATGATCGGGAATTGCCGGTTTTATCGGTTCCATAATTGCGTCAATATCATCAGATCGGCGAGCATTGGTATAAAAGTGTACCGCAGCCCCGCCGGCAAGATAAATAGTAGAAATACTCTTTGGCCAAAGTGTTTTGTTATAGGTTGATATTTGCTCGAATATATCGTAAATCGCTTCGGTAAAGCTCGTATTCATTAATAATTCCCTGTTTGAACAAATTGTTCATATCGTGTTAAATCGACTCCTGAAGATACGCCATATTCATTCACATCGCTCATTGGTCTTTTGCTCTTGGCATAAAGTTTGACGGCTGTGGGTTCAAAATCAAGTTCAACTTTTTGATGGGTCATGAATTGATATAAATAGGCTGCACGTTGACGTACCGGTTTACTCTGTAGAGGGTCTTTGGTAAATTTTAGAAGTTCATGTTTTTTACGCAAAAAAGCGACTCGGTAAAAAAGATACTGCTCATAATCCCTCGGGTCATTAAAATAGTGCTCATTATTGAGTATTTTTTCCAAGGCAGTGGTATCGTCATCCAAAAGCATCCTATCAACATGCGGATGTCGTTTTCCATTGAGTTTGACCAGATAATATTCATACATCTTTTTCAGATGACTTAGCCCGATTGCCGAATCGAGCATATACTTCACTGTTTTATTGAGAGGTACATTACTAAATAACGCTTTCAAAAGATCCGGCTTCGTTTTAAACTCACCATGAAATAAAGCGTACAATGTTTTTAAATCAACCGCCATCGTAACTGCGTTAGAGAGTAAATCGAGGAGCTCTTTGGTATTGTGCTGAAGTTCTAGGGGCTCTACCTCATATTCAGCTGTATCGTTTTCAAGATCATACTGTGCCTGCATATGAAGGAGCTGTTCGGGTGCAACCTGCAGAAGCTTTCCGAATTTTTTAGCAGTTGCAACACTAAACCCTCGTTTATGACTGTAAAGTTCACTGATAGTTTTAGACCCGAGATCTAAATGTTTGCACAGGGTCTCTTGCGTTACCCCCATCGGATCTAAGAACTCTTCTCGCAAAAAATCCATAGGATGTCGAGTCATGACAAATCCTTTAAATTATTATATATTGATAAATATATCGTATTTGGATAAATTAGTCAATAAATTTCTTGAAAACAACTATAGAACTTTTTGCCATATCAGAAATTTCGGTTTTACAACGCCATTAACGTCTGGTATTCGTTGAGCGCGAAATCGTCCGTCATGCCGCTGATGTAGTCGGTGAGGAGGCGGATACGATAGTAAAGCTCCAACAAAACAAAACTCTCTTGATCTTCTGTATCGATAGAGTCAACATCAGCTTGATATGCAACGATCTGCTTGGAAGAAATACGTCGTATGAGGCGCATCGCCACAAAACACTCTATTTTTTCATCTCTCAATAGCTTACTGAAATCCTCAGCACATATTTCCAGCAGCGGTTTATAGAGATCGAGTAGACCATTAACAATCGTATATCCTTGGAGCTCCAGAGTCTGAACCTCACGATTTTGATAGATGTATTTGGTCGAGATTTTTTTGAGTATATGGATTGCTTTGTAATAATCGCTTTCTCTGTCGTATTCGAGAAGCGCTGAGTTGAAACTTCCTTCATAGATCGCTTCATGATGGGCGACGTAAATATCGACGACATGTCCGACCAGTTCACGGACAAGCTGTGCGCGGGTGAGGGTGAAAAACATATTGAACTGGTAAGGGGCCTCGTTACGTTTGGCTTTTTCGTATTTGTCCTGTATGAGATCGAGAAGATAGTGTTCGTTTTCTTCTTCACATGCTTTGCGAATAAGATCATACACCTGATCGAGATTCAAAATTCCCTTTTCGACCGAATCTTCCAAATCTGCAGTGAGATAAGAGATGTCATCCGCCGCCTCCATGATGTAGGTGAGAGGAAAACGATGCCCTGCTGCTACCCCCAACGATTCTTGGAGGGTTTTAACATAATCGCGTTCACTGTAGTAATAGCCCGGTTTTTTTCGGAGGTAGCTTTGAGGATCATCGGAAGAGGGCTTCGGCTCATAGGCACCCCGCGTGTATTTGAGGACGGCGAGGGTTTGCGAGTAGGAGAGGTTGAGGCGCTGGAGTTTTGAAATGAGGCGGATCGCCTGCGCGTTGCCGTCGTAGTTGACGATATCCGTTTTCAGGGTGTTTTTCAGGGCTTCTATCGTCTCGGTTGACGTATCGACGGCATCGAGTAACGGCAGGGCGTGCGTACTCATCCATTTATTGATCGTCTCTTCGGCGAAATGACCGAAAGGGGGATTTCCGATGTCATGCAGCAAACTCGTCATCTCCGCTGTAGAGACAAAAGCGTTTTCCATTCCTTCCAGCCCGTAGGTGTCCAGACCTTTTTCAGAGAGTTTGGTGAGGATCGATTTGGCGATAAATCGTGCCGTCTGCGCGACTTCGAGTGAATGGGTTAGTCGTGTACGAATCGAGGCGTTAAGTTCGAGGGCGAACACCTGCGTCCGTTTTTGGAGACGGCGAAACGCTGGAGAGGAGAGGATACGCCCGCGGTCGCTTTCGATGGAGTATTCCAGATCGTTAAAGGGGTAAAGTTGACGGTGAAGTGTGAGTTTAGTGCGGTAATCGATCATTGTGGTTCCTCTTTATTTTTAATGACAAGTTTGCATAATGGCTGTTTGATAGCCTCTTTTCTCTCTTTGTCTTTCCATATAACAACGCTTTCAATCTCTATATCATCTATGGTATAGCCTTTTTGAAGCTTTTCTTTGACCATCTCATCAAAACTTTTTGCCAAACATCCTATTGCTTCGTCATCCACAAAAAGGTGTAAGCGATTACTGCCGGGATAAGTTCCTAACGTGGCTTTTGTTCCGGCTATCAGCTCTTCGGTAACAAAGTTTTGCCGACCGCTAAATCCGAGATAGACGTCTCGTAGTGACATAATAAACGTTTTCGTTGATGGTGCGTCATACTCTTTTTCATCATGATGAATAAAAATGTTGTTTGGTAACATACGAACGAAATGGTGATCGTCTGTCACAATGACAAGTCGGCTTTTAGCGCGGGTCATACCAACGTAGTAGAGTCTTAGAAGATCATCGTTAATATGGTTTTTACGGATCAAAATTACAACGGTATCAAATTCTTTACCTTTGGCTTTATGCATCGTCGAGACAACGACTCTGGCACCGCTCTCAAAGTCTTCAAATTTAATTTCATCAAGATAGCTTTCCCAAATAGAAGCATAAAAAACTTCATGTTCTTTGACAAAACTGTTGACGACCTGTGTGAGTAAATCCAGATGCCTTGAGCCTTTAAAATGAGAGAGTGCCATTTGTAACGCCATAGCGATATGCTCTTCCTCGATTTGGAAACTTCCGTTGCATAACTCTTTGATCTTGTAATCGACAAAATAGATTTCCGACAGATGACGAAGCTTGAATGCACCTCGTTCCAATAAATATTCGGCTTTTATTTCATTTTGCCGCAACAGTGAGTAGATCGACTCAACCTCTTCATTACTATAGGCTAATACGGCAATACTCTGATTCTCATCAAGTGTTTTTAGAACATTGACAACAGGGGGCACCAGTTCAGAGGATCGGCACAGATTCACGGTAACTTCACCGGCATGTTTCGATTCTGCAGTTTGTAGCTCTGTTTTAAACCGTGTGGTTAAACGCTGTACGATATGGTTCGCTAGATCGACAATGGTGCCGTCACTTCTAAAATTGCGTGTCAGGGCATATTGGGCATATCCACCTTCATCGCCACCGAATGTTTGGGCATAGCGTTTAAAAAATGCAACATCGGCGTTATTGACACCGTTGAGAATACACTGATCGTCATCGCCGACGGCGACGAGGCGCATATCTCCCTCTTGCGCCGAAACCATCGCTTCGACCATTTTGAAGGCATCGGCATTGATATCCTGAAATTCATCGAGGACAATGACCGATTTAAACGGTGCAGTTATTTGACCCGTTGAGAGCTTATACGCCGCAGTGGCAACTACCTGTTTCACAAGGTCGTTATCAATATCCTGTACCTGTCGCCCGATCAGTTGCAATGCGTATCCGTGAAAGGTGTAAATATCAATTTCATGCGCTAACGATCCCAACAGTTCCAAGAGACGGCTTTTAAATTCCGCGACTGCTGTTCGAGAATAGGTCAGCATCAGGAATTGATCGGCTTTAATATCTTCTTTGAGGATAAGCGAAGCGATTTTGTGAACCAATACTTTGGTTTTTCCGCTTCCCGGTCCCGCTAAAATCATCATCGCCCGGCTCTCTTTGTCTTCGATGATTTGTTGCTGTTCTTCAGATAGCCCCAAAAATATCTTTTCATACCGCTTTTTAGTCATAGGCTGTGAAAGGGTAAGTTTTGTGAGTTTGTATTTTCGTTTAAAAGATTCGTATGCGTCGGTAAAGTAGTCTTTTAAAAACGCCATTGCCTGTTTCGGATCATTTTGAAGTCTTTGGGCATATTCGCCCATGATATGGATCGATTCCACCTTTTGCTCGTAATGGGGTTTCATACGAATCGCGTATTCGGTTTTGGTATATTTGAGCTTTTTATCAAATTTGTCGGATTTGTGAATGTTCATTGGAGAGTAGTAGATAAAACGCCCTTCAGCCAACTCTAACACGTGTAAAAGATGTAGATGTAGTAACACTTTATCGACCATTTTTACGTGCATGTGTTTGGGTAGATTTAGCTCTTTATGCAGTTGTAAAAGTGAAAATTCGATATAACATTTCTCATTCTTTTTGGCATCATCTATCTGAGATACGAAGTACGATACCACTTTCGTCGCAATCTCATGTTTTAGTTCCATCGATTTTTTGAGTGCACTATAATCAGAGAGCTCTGTATACCAACTGTCACGCTGACGATCTACTCTTCGAAATCGGAAACTCTCTTTTGCTTCTCTCCAAAGCTTCAGAAGTTCCTTGATGAGTTCGGTTTTATTCGCTTCAGCGTTAATAGACCCGTTTTGAATCAATGCTTCGTTGAGAGATCGGATGGAGACAACACCTTCTGAGTGTTTAGCGAAATATTCCAATAAAAAGGATTCGATTTTTTGGATCGCTTCGTACTCTTTTTCAGCACTTTGTTTGATATAAAGACTTAGATCCTTGCTATCGGAAACAATCTCCATCTCTTTGAGCTTTAATATCGATGCGGCGATAATCTCTTTTTCAAAACCCAGTGTCTGTGAAATCTCATCGATCTGTACGGCTTTGGGCTTGCCGCGTCCTAATATACTGCTAAGTACCAACGTTAGCCGAGAAGTTTCTTCTTCAGAGAGGTTCTGCGTAGTGCAAGTTTCCCGTAACATCTCAAAACTACCTTGCGCTACAGCATCGGCATAGAAGCGTACCTGATTGCGTCCTCGTTCGATATATCCCTCACGCTCCAATTCCAAAAGAGCTGTTTTGATTTTGATGTCATAAGCCTGATTGCTATCTTCGACATCCCAATTTGCCGCTTTAGCGATTTCACGCGTCGTCATTGTGACTAGGTCGGATTTTTGATTTTTCAGCACCCGAAAAATGGCATTGACTTCGGCGGCACTTACTTTGCTCGTATTTAATGAAGCAAAATGTTTATCAAGATCATTCTCATCGAACAAGAGCGGACAAAATGCTCTGAGTTTTTTATCACGTGCCCCGCGTCCCGCCTCTTGAGCATAATTTTCCAGTGAATCGGAAACCTCATAATGGATGACATTTTCAATATTAGGCTTATCGACTCCCATCCCGAAGGCTGTGGTTGCAACGACAATATCCAATTCGTTGTTGACATATTGTGTCAATATCTCCATTTTTACGTCAGAATCGAGTTTGGAATGAAATGATCGGACACTTCTCGGTGCGAGATCGAGGCTGAGCTTTTGGGCAACTTCATCACACATCTTGGTAGAAGAGGGGATATAGACTAAAGCTGCACCTTTGTTATTGTTGAGTAGTTCGAGCAAACGGACGTACTTATCCGCTTTTTTATCGATGGGAACGGCTTTATAATCGAGATTTTTCCGCTCAGGCAATGCGAGATGATGGGTTAGAGTAAACCTCAGTGTGTCATGGATATAGTTACTGATATCATCAATCACATTTGGCTTTGCTGTAGCGGTAAAACACGATACGGGTATGGTCTCTTGATACGATTTTGCTTTCAATAAATCGTTGATGAATTCACCGATATAAAAATAATCATGCCTAAAATCATGCCCCCATGTTGATAAACAGTGGGCTTCATCGATAACGAATCGCTCGATCAGGCGGTTTTTAAGAACGGAGAAGATCGCGTTGGAGCGGAGGCTCTCCGGTGCGATATAGAGGATATCGGCTTCCCCGTTTACAACCTTGTCGATAACGTCTGCACGTTCGAGTGCACTGAGATAGCCGCTTAATGCCACAGCGGTAAAGTTGGCAACTTGCTTATTGAAACTTTCGATGTGGTTTCGCATAAGTGCCTGAAGCGGAGAGACCACTACAGTGAGCGATTTGTATGCTTTTGCTTTGACCAAAGCAGGCAACCAAAACGTAAATGTTTTACCCCCTCCGGTAGGGAGAACAGCCAAAAACGATTCGTCTCTCAGAGCAGCTTCTACAATCTCACGCTGAGAGATCATTGCCCCGCTATCCAGCGTAGCGTTCAAACGGGGAAACTCGTTAAATTCACCGAATCCGAATGTCTCTTTAGAAAAAGTCAGTAGTTCATCCATGCTTTTTTGCAGATCAAAACAGAGCTCTTTTTGCAGTGGGACGATAGCGGGATAGTCATAGAGAATTTTTGGAGGATGTGCCTTGATCTCGATATTGGGTGTCAGTAGTGCCAAAATATAGGCAAATTCTACAGGATGATTTTCTATCGCATCGGGAATTTTGGAAGGGTTTTTGATGACCGTCTCATAAAGCCTTGCAATCTCTTTTTCGAGGAGGAGGGGAGCCAAACATTCGAGTGTAAGGATGTTTTCTATCGATTGAAAAAAGCCCTGAAAGAGATCCTGATCAGCGAGGAGTGAGAAAAAAACGTTCTGCCGTCTTTTTTCCAATCCCAAAAAGTTTTCAACACATTGTTCAAACAGTTTACGTGAGAGTTTCGAGTCTTCAACCGGATCATTTAGAAAGTTGTCTTCATTTTTATAGCTTTTGGGAAGGTGGTGAAATGTCCTTTCGTTAAAGAGCAAAAGTGAGATTGGGAGGGTATCGATGATAACTTTCGTTTCCAATATGGGCATTAATGCCGTTTCTTGAAGCATCTTTTGATCGAAGGTTACGAAGTTATGACCGGCGATAAAGTGAGGATTATATTCTTCTATAAATTGTTTAACATCAGTCAATGAGGTCGTTTTTAATTCCTGCTCTCC is a genomic window containing:
- a CDS encoding DUF6036 family nucleotidyltransferase; its protein translation is MNTSFTEAIYDIFEQISTYNKTLWPKSISTIYLAGGAAVHFYTNARRSDDIDAIMEPIKPAIPDHLGTTWDNNGVVESVSFDTTYHPYFGLLAEDYMDRAVHIKEIGGNLSLYVLHPIDLVITKVLRYSDADAEDIEHLVQHKEFNVDVFKQLAQESLDARGMASHYQNHIQWVIDAYESHQQPDRDYS
- a CDS encoding HigA family addiction module antitoxin; translated protein: MTRHPMDFLREEFLDPMGVTQETLCKHLDLGSKTISELYSHKRGFSVATAKKFGKLLQVAPEQLLHMQAQYDLENDTAEYEVEPLELQHNTKELLDLLSNAVTMAVDLKTLYALFHGEFKTKPDLLKALFSNVPLNKTVKYMLDSAIGLSHLKKMYEYYLVKLNGKRHPHVDRMLLDDDTTALEKILNNEHYFNDPRDYEQYLFYRVAFLRKKHELLKFTKDPLQSKPVRQRAAYLYQFMTHQKVELDFEPTAVKLYAKSKRPMSDVNEYGVSSGVDLTRYEQFVQTGNY
- a CDS encoding exodeoxyribonuclease III, encoding MGQTLTLISWNVNGIRAVAEKGAFDWIETHQPDILCLQEIKATPDQIPENLFQDRYHHMSVNSAAKKGYSGTLIASTLEPSKIHTRPDIDILDEGRIVEHHYGDIVLFNVYFPNGQKDEERLAYKLSFYDNFLSYCQQLRSEGKKIIICGDVNTAHREIDLKNPKSNEKTSGFLPIEREWIDKLIECGYIDTFRHVHGDKKDEYSWWSYRFSARAKNVGWRIDYFFISEDLIDVLEDAFILQEVHGSDHCPVGIRIKIEE
- a CDS encoding RecQ family ATP-dependent DNA helicase, producing MTNILFLDLETTNSGEIKEIGLVYGEQELKTTSLTDVKQFIEEYNPHFIAGHNFVTFDQKMLQETALMPILETKVIIDTLPISLLLFNERTFHHLPKSYKNEDNFLNDPVEDSKLSRKLFEQCVENFLGLEKRRQNVFFSLLADQDLFQGFFQSIENILTLECLAPLLLEKEIARLYETVIKNPSKIPDAIENHPVEFAYILALLTPNIEIKAHPPKILYDYPAIVPLQKELCFDLQKSMDELLTFSKETFGFGEFNEFPRLNATLDSGAMISQREIVEAALRDESFLAVLPTGGGKTFTFWLPALVKAKAYKSLTVVVSPLQALMRNHIESFNKQVANFTAVALSGYLSALERADVIDKVVNGEADILYIAPESLRSNAIFSVLKNRLIERFVIDEAHCLSTWGHDFRHDYFYIGEFINDLLKAKSYQETIPVSCFTATAKPNVIDDISNYIHDTLRFTLTHHLALPERKNLDYKAVPIDKKADKYVRLLELLNNNKGAALVYIPSSTKMCDEVAQKLSLDLAPRSVRSFHSKLDSDVKMEILTQYVNNELDIVVATTAFGMGVDKPNIENVIHYEVSDSLENYAQEAGRGARDKKLRAFCPLLFDENDLDKHFASLNTSKVSAAEVNAIFRVLKNQKSDLVTMTTREIAKAANWDVEDSNQAYDIKIKTALLELEREGYIERGRNQVRFYADAVAQGSFEMLRETCTTQNLSEEETSRLTLVLSSILGRGKPKAVQIDEISQTLGFEKEIIAASILKLKEMEIVSDSKDLSLYIKQSAEKEYEAIQKIESFLLEYFAKHSEGVVSIRSLNEALIQNGSINAEANKTELIKELLKLWREAKESFRFRRVDRQRDSWYTELSDYSALKKSMELKHEIATKVVSYFVSQIDDAKKNEKCYIEFSLLQLHKELNLPKHMHVKMVDKVLLHLHLLHVLELAEGRFIYYSPMNIHKSDKFDKKLKYTKTEYAIRMKPHYEQKVESIHIMGEYAQRLQNDPKQAMAFLKDYFTDAYESFKRKYKLTKLTLSQPMTKKRYEKIFLGLSEEQQQIIEDKESRAMMILAGPGSGKTKVLVHKIASLILKEDIKADQFLMLTYSRTAVAEFKSRLLELLGSLAHEIDIYTFHGYALQLIGRQVQDIDNDLVKQVVATAAYKLSTGQITAPFKSVIVLDEFQDINADAFKMVEAMVSAQEGDMRLVAVGDDDQCILNGVNNADVAFFKRYAQTFGGDEGGYAQYALTRNFRSDGTIVDLANHIVQRLTTRFKTELQTAESKHAGEVTVNLCRSSELVPPVVNVLKTLDENQSIAVLAYSNEEVESIYSLLRQNEIKAEYLLERGAFKLRHLSEIYFVDYKIKELCNGSFQIEEEHIAMALQMALSHFKGSRHLDLLTQVVNSFVKEHEVFYASIWESYLDEIKFEDFESGARVVVSTMHKAKGKEFDTVVILIRKNHINDDLLRLYYVGMTRAKSRLVIVTDDHHFVRMLPNNIFIHHDEKEYDAPSTKTFIMSLRDVYLGFSGRQNFVTEELIAGTKATLGTYPGSNRLHLFVDDEAIGCLAKSFDEMVKEKLQKGYTIDDIEIESVVIWKDKERKEAIKQPLCKLVIKNKEEPQ
- the dgt gene encoding dGTPase, whose product is MIDYRTKLTLHRQLYPFNDLEYSIESDRGRILSSPAFRRLQKRTQVFALELNASIRTRLTHSLEVAQTARFIAKSILTKLSEKGLDTYGLEGMENAFVSTAEMTSLLHDIGNPPFGHFAEETINKWMSTHALPLLDAVDTSTETIEALKNTLKTDIVNYDGNAQAIRLISKLQRLNLSYSQTLAVLKYTRGAYEPKPSSDDPQSYLRKKPGYYYSERDYVKTLQESLGVAAGHRFPLTYIMEAADDISYLTADLEDSVEKGILNLDQVYDLIRKACEEENEHYLLDLIQDKYEKAKRNEAPYQFNMFFTLTRAQLVRELVGHVVDIYVAHHEAIYEGSFNSALLEYDRESDYYKAIHILKKISTKYIYQNREVQTLELQGYTIVNGLLDLYKPLLEICAEDFSKLLRDEKIECFVAMRLIRRISSKQIVAYQADVDSIDTEDQESFVLLELYYRIRLLTDYISGMTDDFALNEYQTLMAL
- a CDS encoding iron-containing alcohol dehydrogenase, coding for MTPFSYHNPTRIEFGPGKENNIGQWLKEDGIEHILLVYGEGSIKKNGLYERVVDSLKLSNIKFDELSDIISNPVLSKVYEGIAMAQSANVQAILAVGGGSVIDTAKAIAAGTLYDGDIWECYEGKSEITSALPLYTIVTLAAAASEMNGNSVITNEATQQKYSIGSKLLNPRLSIVNPELMQSVSKEYLVYSASDIIAHALETYLTATDHPHFQSRLVESIIKSVIELTDRLIEHPEDYHARAEFAWVSSQALNGLTTSGTGGGNWPNHMIEHALSALFNIPHGAGLSIVVPAWMSWYKQKNKAHFERFAKEVFGKESAEEGITMLKRWYSSIGTPITLSQANIPKERISDIAKNAHSLAVVWGMGELYSVEDIIAILEGA
- a CDS encoding Sir2 family NAD-dependent protein deacetylase codes for the protein MPKKVLIFSGAGISAESGIRTFRDANGLWEEYNVEEVCSIEGFERNPQLVNRFYDARRHDLRYRLPNAAHEMVARLKIKYRNRIEVLTQNVDDLFERAGCPGVIHLHGTLTQLRCMDCGCVFDIGYDSQEGAVCPECESDSIRHNVVMFGENAPMYQKLQDAIDDCDYLVVIGTSGQVINIAFYAPYFEESILNNLDKDESFDSFFTTVYYEKATSAAAKIEADIERFLS